CTTTACAGAACCTAAAGAACAGCTGGGAGAGGTTAACATCCTCACATCCGGCTTCCCGTGCCAGGCCTTCAGCGTAGCTGGTTACCGTCAAGGCTTTGATGACGAGAAGGGCCGAGGAAACCTCTTCTTTGAAACAGCACGTTTCATAGAACAGCTTCAACCTGAAGCATATCTGCTTGAGAACGTTAAGAACCTTGTGGGTCATGACAAAGGAAACACCTTTAATGTAATTCGCAAAACAATCGTTGAAGATCTAGGATACTCGTTTATTCCATTTGTCCTCAACTCCAAAGAATACGGAAATGTTCCGCAGACTCGGGAGCGCATCTATGTTGTGGGTTTTCGTGATGAATCTGCCTGCTCTTGCGCAGTAAATGAGCAGCCGAAGAAATCTCTCTTCACGACAAAGAATGCCGACTACATTTGTAGCATCAATTTTGAGATTCCTTCCCCAGTTAAGCTGACCAGGGCAATTCATAGTGTCTTGGAAAATGGGAAACAGGACGATATATACTACTATCCACCCGGGCACCGTTATTACGAAGAACTCTCCTCCACTATGAAGAGGAGAGATACTGTATATCAGTGGCGCAGAGTGTATGTCAGGGAGAACAAGAGCAATGTCTGCCCCACTCTGACTGCAAACATGGGTACAGGCGGCCATAATGTTCCTCTCATACTAGACAATTACGGCATCAGAAAGCTGACTCCGGCTGAATGCCTAAGGTTTCAGGGCTTTCCCCCTGAAGTCAAGTTTCCTGAGAACATGGCAAGATCGCACTGCTACAAGCAAGCCGGCAACTCTGTCGCTGTGCCAGTAGTCAAACGCATAGCAGATGCGATCGCAACCGCACTAGATGCTAAATACGCTAATCCCTAGTTTAGTCATAAGCACCTCGAAAGCCCCTCCCCCGCCAGATAAAATGACCCCGTAACAAGCACCGGCTCTTCCGACCCAAGCAAACCCAGAGCCTCCTCCAGTCCCGCGCTTACTTGCCAGCCTTCGGGCCTTCCCGCGCGCTCATGCAGTTCGCTAGCCGGCAGGGAGCGAGGGTTCCGCGCCTGGCTCAAAACAATCCGCGAGCCACATTCCAGAAGCAGATCGAGCAGGCCCTCCACTTCCTTGTCCGCACTGCAGCCGAAGATCACAGTTCCCTGCGAAGTACTCACCCGATGCGACCACTCCGCAAGCACTGCCGAGAGAGCCTGCGGATTGTGAGCGCCATCGACGACAAAGAGGGGATCCTCGCGCAGGACTTCAAAACGCCCGGGCAGTGCAGTGGAAAGCAACACAGATTCTGCATCCTCGGGAAGGAGATCAAGATCGCCGAGCATCCGTAAAGCCAGCGCTGCATTACCACGCTGAAACTCGGGCAGGGCCGGCAAGTCCAGAGAGGGCACGGAAATCAACTCCACTCCTGCATCACTCGCCTTCGAGTGCATATAATCCAGAAGCCTGCCTTCTTCCTGAGCCGTGTAGAGAGGAACTCCGGGCCTTGCAATTCCCAGCTTGTCGCGGGCGATTTCCTCGAGAGTCGAGCCCAGGTATTTCGTGTGATCCAGGCCGATGCGGGTAATACAGGTCAGTGCAGGTTCCACCACGCGTGTCGAGTCATAGCGACCCCCGAGACCCGTCTCCCAGGCCACCCAGTCTACTTTCTTCTCGGCAAAGTGCAGGAGAGCGATCAGGGTCATGGCCTCAAAAAATGTCGCGCGAAGTTCCTCAAGGTCCTTGCGAACAAGAGACACCCAGCGGGCAAGATCCTCCTCGGAAAGAAAGACCCCGTCCACGCGCACCCTTTCGCCGATGTGCTGCAAGTGGGGGCTGGCAAAAGCTCCCACGCGCTGACCGTGGGCGCACAAGAGGGACTCCAGAAAGAAACAGGTCGAACCCTTGCCGTTGGTGCCGGCAACATGCATAAAGCGGAGACCCTTCTGCGGATCTCCGTGCCGGCGACAAAGTTCGCGAATGTTCGAAAGCCCCAGCTTCATGCCGAAGCGGCTAAGATCGTAAAGAAAGGCTTCTGCCTCGCTCTTGCTTTCAAAGAGGGGAGCTTCGGGGAATTCGTAGTGGCGGTCTTCAGGCTTCCGGGTCAAGCGGCAAACCTCCGCCGGCCGATGCGGCACGGGCGCGGAAGAGATCCGGACTGTCGCCCGCAGAACCGCCGGAGCGACGGGAAGAAGAAGCAATGCCGCTCTCGCTGCCCTCGCTGTCTTCTCCGGCCCGGGCACGCCCGCCGGTGAAGAACCTCAGGCTGTTGC
This DNA window, taken from Candidatus Krumholzibacteriia bacterium, encodes the following:
- a CDS encoding folylpolyglutamate synthase/dihydrofolate synthase family protein, whose protein sequence is MTRKPEDRHYEFPEAPLFESKSEAEAFLYDLSRFGMKLGLSNIRELCRRHGDPQKGLRFMHVAGTNGKGSTCFFLESLLCAHGQRVGAFASPHLQHIGERVRVDGVFLSEEDLARWVSLVRKDLEELRATFFEAMTLIALLHFAEKKVDWVAWETGLGGRYDSTRVVEPALTCITRIGLDHTKYLGSTLEEIARDKLGIARPGVPLYTAQEEGRLLDYMHSKASDAGVELISVPSLDLPALPEFQRGNAALALRMLGDLDLLPEDAESVLLSTALPGRFEVLREDPLFVVDGAHNPQALSAVLAEWSHRVSTSQGTVIFGCSADKEVEGLLDLLLECGSRIVLSQARNPRSLPASELHERAGRPEGWQVSAGLEEALGLLGSEEPVLVTGSFYLAGEGLSRCL
- the dcm gene encoding DNA (cytosine-5-)-methyltransferase, with amino-acid sequence FTEPKEQLGEVNILTSGFPCQAFSVAGYRQGFDDEKGRGNLFFETARFIEQLQPEAYLLENVKNLVGHDKGNTFNVIRKTIVEDLGYSFIPFVLNSKEYGNVPQTRERIYVVGFRDESACSCAVNEQPKKSLFTTKNADYICSINFEIPSPVKLTRAIHSVLENGKQDDIYYYPPGHRYYEELSSTMKRRDTVYQWRRVYVRENKSNVCPTLTANMGTGGHNVPLILDNYGIRKLTPAECLRFQGFPPEVKFPENMARSHCYKQAGNSVAVPVVKRIADAIATALDAKYANP